From Mycobacterium cookii:
ACCAAGGTGTCGATGATCCGCTTGGTGCCGTCTTTGGAGACGATTCCGTCCGGCTCGATCCGCTCGATGCCGTTGGTGTCCAGGTGCACATGGGATTTGGTGAACGCCGGGTAGAAATCGTTGGAGATGGTCGGTCGCTTGCAACCGAAGTCGAAGTCGGGGTCCAGTTTTCGGGACAGCTCGCGGTTGCGCACCAGCAGCATCCGGTAGAGCCGGGAGAACTGCGAGATGCCCTTGTTGAACACCTTGAAGTACCGGTACTTCCACATGGTGATCACCATCGACCATTCCAGAATGGTGTCGGTGTACCAGCGCACCATCCGCTGGGTGGCCGGAAAGCGGGCGAACAACTTTTGCACCGCCGGGAAGAACTTCACGTCGAACTTCGGCAGCACCCAGATCGGGGTGCGCTGATACACCGTCAGCTCGGCGACTTCCTTCGCCAACTCCGGCACGACCTGCACGCCGGTCGAGCCGGTCCCGATCACCGCGGCGCGGCAGCCGGTCAGCGAAACGTCGTCGTCCCACTGCGCGGTGTGGATCACGCGTCCGGCAAACGTCTCGATGCCGTCGATGTCCGGCGTTTTCGGCTGGCACAGAAATCCGGTCGCGGCGATCAAGAATTGGGTGCTCAAGGTTTCGCCGTCGGCCAGCGCGACCCGCCAGACCTGGGCGTCTTCGTCCCACCGCGCGCCTTCGACGGTGGTGTTGAAGCGCATGAAACGGCGGACGTCGTATTTCTCTGCCACGTGCGCCGCATAGCTCTTCAATTCCGAACCCGGCGCATACATCCGCGACCAGTACGGGTTCGGCTCGAACCGGTATGAGAACGTCGGCGACGGCTGGTCGACCGACAGACCGGGATAGTGGTTGACGTGCCACGTTCCGCCGAGATCGTCCTCGCGGTCGAGGATCAGGATTCTCTGGTAGCCCAGGTTGCTCAGTTGGATCGCGGCACCGATCCCGCCGAAACCCGCCCCCACAATGATCACATCGAATTGCTGCTCACCCATAAGAACTAAACGGTACCTTCTGCTGGATCTGCGGGGCACGACACCGAAGGTGATTGACGCGGCCCACCGGCCACGGGACGGCGGTTTGCCAATTGTAACGCTGTCCAACAGCGAGTTTGGCCGCGCCCATGGATGCAATTCAGGGCACCCTACGCAACATCGCGCACCTGATCCCCTAGGCTGAACGCCGAACGGCCAGCCAGCGGACAGCGCAAGTGTCCTGTCTAATGGGGACTGGTTGTTCGTGGGGCAGAACCAGGCTGATCTCGGTTTACCGGGCCTAGATATAGACGCGAGAATGAGGCCGTTCCGTACTAGGTCTTTGATTGTCACACCGGTAGACTTCGAGCCCATCTGTGTCCACATGGGGCGTGTGCAGCAGAGCGCACGCGGTGCAGAGCCAGAGGGGAGGCCTCGGTTTGCCGGGTGCGCTGGGCACTATCCTCTGGTCGCTGGCCGTTGTTCTGCTGGTGAGCCTGGTCTTGCTGTTCGCCTTCATGCGCTTGGTCAAGCGGTTGAAGCGCGGCATGGATGTCGGTGACGACGCCGACTACGCCGCCACCCTCACGTCGCTTTCCGAAGCATCGGTGCGTCATTTCAACCCCTACACCGACGTCGACTGGGAAGCGCCGCTGTTCTCCGTCACCGAGAACGACCCGCGCTGGGTGCTGTCGACGTCAGACCCGCTGGGAAGCCACCCGTGGTATCAGGCCCAGCCGCTGGACAAGCGAGTGGCGATCGGCATGTGGCGTCAGGCCAACATGGCCAAGGTCGGCACCCAGTTCGAAGGCATTCTGGTCCGCGGCCTACTGCATTACGCGTTCTGGGTGCCCAACGGGTCGCCGGAGTACCGCTACTGCGTGCATGAGTCCATCGAGGAGTGCAGCCACAGCCTGATGTTCCAGGAGATTGTCAACCGCATCGGCGTTGACGTGCCCGGGATGCCGCGCTGGCTGCGTGTGCTGTCGCCGCTGGTCCCGTTCTATGCGGGCCCGTTGCCGAATGCCTTCTTCTTCGGGGTGCTCGCCGGCGAAGTGCCGTTCGATTACCTCCAGACGAATCTGTTGCGGGAACCCGAGCCCCGGTCGATACACCCGATCATGCAGGATCTGATCGCGATCCACGTCGCCGAAGAGGCCCGCCACATCTCGTTTGCGCACGAATACCTGCACCGGCGCGTTCCGCGGCTGGCGTGGTACACGCGGTTCTGGTTGTCGCTGTACGTGCCGGTCGTGATGCGGATGCTGGGACAGGCGATGGTCGTCCCGCCCCGCCGATTCTTCCGGAAGTTCGGCATCCCGCGCTCGGTGCGCAGGGAGCTGTATTCCGGTTCACCGGACTCGCGGCAGACGCTGCGCAACATGTTCGGCGACATCCGAATGCTGTGCGACGAACTGGGGTTGATGAATCCGTTCGCGCTGCTGATGTGGCGGATCTGCAGAATCAGCGGCAGCGCCTCGCGTTATCGCAGTGAGCCGCAACGCGCACACTTGCCCGCTCCGGTCAACGCGGCCTAAATCCCCTGCCGCACAACACATTAGGGAACTGCGCGGTAATCGCGTGATCACCTTTCGTTGGCGTGCTGTGAATTACCCGGTCACAACGCCCAAAACAGGCATGCCACAACACCCCCAGGCGATGCTGTGCGATACTTCCAGGATGGTTCGTAGCCCATCCCTGGACAACGTCGGCGCCAGTCTCGTCTATCGCATCGGGTCGACGGCGACGTACAAGAAGCTGTTCCGGTACTGGTACCCGCTGATGACCAAGCGGCTGCACAACCAGGACGACGTTCAGTTCCTGAACTGGGGCTACGAGGAGGACCCACCGCTGGCCCTGCCGCTCGACCCTGCCGACGAGCCGAACCGATACAGCATTCAGCTCTACCACCAGTGCGCGACACAGGACGGTGTCGACCTCGCCGGCAAGAAGGTCCTGGAGTGCAGCTCCGGCCACGGCGGCGGCGCCTCGTATCTGTCCCGCACGCTGAAGCCGGCGTCCTACACCGGTCTCGATTTCAATGCGGCCGGCGTCAAATTCTGCAATGAGCGACACAAGGTGCCGGGCCTGAGTTTCGTGCACGGCGATGCCGAGAACCTGCCGTTCCCGGACGAATCCTTCGACGCGGTGGTCAACGTCGAGGCGTCACACATCTACCCGCACTTCGACCGTTTCCTCAGTGAGGTCAAGCGGGTGCTGCGTCCCGGCGGCCACTTCCTCCATGTCGACTTCCGCAACCGCGACAATTTCGCGAACTGGGAGTCGGATCTGGCGAACTCAGGCCTGCGGCAGGTCTCGTCGCGGGTCATCAACGACGAGGTGCTGCGCGGCCTGAAGAAGAACTCGGCTCGTTCGAACGAGATCATCAACACCCGGCTGCCTGCCTTCCTGCGCAAGTTCGGCCGTGAGTTCGC
This genomic window contains:
- a CDS encoding flavin-containing monooxygenase; translation: MGEQQFDVIIVGAGFGGIGAAIQLSNLGYQRILILDREDDLGGTWHVNHYPGLSVDQPSPTFSYRFEPNPYWSRMYAPGSELKSYAAHVAEKYDVRRFMRFNTTVEGARWDEDAQVWRVALADGETLSTQFLIAATGFLCQPKTPDIDGIETFAGRVIHTAQWDDDVSLTGCRAAVIGTGSTGVQVVPELAKEVAELTVYQRTPIWVLPKFDVKFFPAVQKLFARFPATQRMVRWYTDTILEWSMVITMWKYRYFKVFNKGISQFSRLYRMLLVRNRELSRKLDPDFDFGCKRPTISNDFYPAFTKSHVHLDTNGIERIEPDGIVSKDGTKRIIDTLVLATGFDVWEANLPAIEVIGRDGRNLGKWWRETRFQAYQGISMPGFPNFLSMASPYAWVGLSWFNTVEYQMKHMERLFGEMQQRDASTFEVTEAANAQFLDRMLKLMEDSAFELGSCVTSRSYWFRDHTGKGEAPLFRPTSVRSAVKEQERFPMSDYAIH
- a CDS encoding AurF N-oxygenase family protein gives rise to the protein MRLVKRLKRGMDVGDDADYAATLTSLSEASVRHFNPYTDVDWEAPLFSVTENDPRWVLSTSDPLGSHPWYQAQPLDKRVAIGMWRQANMAKVGTQFEGILVRGLLHYAFWVPNGSPEYRYCVHESIEECSHSLMFQEIVNRIGVDVPGMPRWLRVLSPLVPFYAGPLPNAFFFGVLAGEVPFDYLQTNLLREPEPRSIHPIMQDLIAIHVAEEARHISFAHEYLHRRVPRLAWYTRFWLSLYVPVVMRMLGQAMVVPPRRFFRKFGIPRSVRRELYSGSPDSRQTLRNMFGDIRMLCDELGLMNPFALLMWRICRISGSASRYRSEPQRAHLPAPVNAA
- a CDS encoding phthiotriol/phenolphthiotriol dimycocerosates methyltransferase, translated to MVRSPSLDNVGASLVYRIGSTATYKKLFRYWYPLMTKRLHNQDDVQFLNWGYEEDPPLALPLDPADEPNRYSIQLYHQCATQDGVDLAGKKVLECSSGHGGGASYLSRTLKPASYTGLDFNAAGVKFCNERHKVPGLSFVHGDAENLPFPDESFDAVVNVEASHIYPHFDRFLSEVKRVLRPGGHFLHVDFRNRDNFANWESDLANSGLRQVSSRVINDEVLRGLKKNSARSNEIINTRLPAFLRKFGREFAVVDGSWFYNDLERGEIDYRAYHLTKD